A window from Flavobacterium gyeonganense encodes these proteins:
- a CDS encoding glycosyl hydrolase 115 family protein — protein sequence MKRFSIFIITLFTICISGKSKAQSFITDKKGSDVIILKEKSNSLSFFVNTGTDPGIGRAVSNLQSDFEKVTGQKPTIFNQNPNSPSALIIIGVIGTNSIIDDLVKQKKIDGKLLKGKNEKFVIQSVKNPFRGVQEALVIAGSDKRGTIYGIYELSRQIGVSPWYYWADVPVAPKENIYFLKGVYSDGEPAVKYRGIFINDEAPALSGWSKATFGGFNSKFYEKVFELLLRLKGNYIWPAMWGNAFYDDDVASGPLANEMGIIVGTSHHEPMALAQTDWRRYIKKNNLPNVWDYAKNKTVLDEFWKGGIARSKNWEKLVTVGMRGDGDEAMSEGTNISLLENIVKEQRKIIAEVTHKKAEQTPQVWALYKEVQDYYDQGMRVPDDVILLFCDDNWGNVRKLPDLTKPLHKGGYGMYYHFDYVGAPRNSKWININPIQRVWEQMNLSYEHGVDQIWIVNVGDLKPMEFPISFFLDMAWNPKKFNSQNLFEFTEKWAADQFGKKHAKEIARLLNTYPKFNRRVTPEMLDSKTYSLENYNEFQNVVTDYKNLSLDAYRIYNDIQQQYKDAYFQLVLYPIDACSNLYEMYFAQARNRKLASEKNILANTFADQVKSTFARDSILQNKYNNEISGGKWTHIMDQMRIGYKSWNDTPKNILPEVTYVAEEKISKKTVFQEKNGYVSIEAENYSVLNNSKNIHWEVIPDFGKTKSGITTFPQNAYPKNDENIFLEYEINFESKGEMSVQLWLAPTLNFNSNKGLKYEISFDSNEPQIINFNGHYKGELGKWQAEHIIKSITKHNILNSGKHTLRIRVLDPGIVLQKILIDCGGLKPAYLGAPESDIVYE from the coding sequence ATGAAAAGATTTTCAATATTTATCATAACACTGTTTACCATCTGTATATCGGGCAAATCAAAGGCTCAGTCTTTTATAACAGATAAAAAAGGCAGTGATGTTATTATTCTGAAAGAGAAATCAAACTCTCTTTCTTTTTTTGTCAATACAGGAACAGATCCTGGTATTGGGCGCGCGGTAAGCAATCTTCAGTCAGATTTTGAAAAAGTAACAGGTCAGAAGCCAACGATTTTTAATCAGAATCCAAATTCGCCTTCAGCATTGATCATAATTGGCGTAATCGGTACGAATTCTATTATTGACGATTTAGTAAAACAGAAAAAAATTGACGGAAAGCTCCTTAAAGGTAAAAATGAAAAATTCGTTATCCAAAGCGTTAAAAATCCGTTCAGGGGAGTGCAAGAAGCTCTTGTAATTGCAGGCAGTGATAAACGCGGAACAATTTACGGAATCTATGAATTATCCCGACAAATAGGTGTGTCTCCATGGTATTACTGGGCTGATGTACCTGTTGCGCCAAAAGAAAATATCTATTTTCTGAAAGGAGTATACAGTGATGGTGAACCTGCCGTAAAATACAGGGGTATTTTTATCAACGATGAAGCACCAGCATTAAGCGGTTGGTCTAAAGCAACATTTGGTGGCTTTAATAGTAAGTTTTATGAAAAAGTTTTCGAATTACTGCTTCGTCTAAAAGGCAATTATATATGGCCGGCGATGTGGGGAAATGCTTTTTATGATGATGATGTCGCCAGCGGGCCTCTTGCTAATGAGATGGGAATTATTGTAGGTACTTCGCATCATGAACCTATGGCTTTGGCTCAGACCGACTGGCGTCGATATATTAAAAAAAACAATCTTCCAAATGTTTGGGATTATGCTAAAAATAAAACTGTTTTAGACGAATTCTGGAAAGGGGGAATTGCGCGCAGTAAAAATTGGGAGAAATTAGTAACAGTTGGAATGCGAGGAGACGGGGATGAAGCGATGAGCGAAGGAACCAATATAAGTCTTCTGGAGAATATTGTAAAAGAACAGCGTAAAATTATTGCAGAGGTTACTCATAAAAAAGCCGAACAAACACCTCAGGTATGGGCATTATATAAGGAAGTACAAGACTATTATGATCAGGGAATGCGGGTTCCTGACGATGTTATTCTGTTGTTTTGTGATGATAACTGGGGAAATGTCCGAAAACTCCCTGATCTGACCAAACCTTTACACAAAGGCGGTTACGGAATGTATTACCACTTTGATTATGTTGGAGCACCAAGAAATTCGAAATGGATCAACATAAATCCGATACAAAGAGTCTGGGAACAAATGAATCTTAGCTATGAACATGGGGTTGATCAAATATGGATCGTCAATGTTGGGGATCTTAAACCAATGGAATTTCCGATCAGTTTCTTTTTAGATATGGCCTGGAATCCTAAAAAGTTCAATTCTCAGAATCTTTTTGAATTTACCGAAAAATGGGCAGCTGATCAGTTCGGAAAAAAACATGCTAAAGAAATCGCAAGACTATTAAATACATATCCAAAATTCAACAGAAGAGTTACTCCTGAAATGCTGGACAGCAAAACGTACAGTCTTGAAAATTATAATGAATTCCAAAATGTTGTCACTGATTATAAAAACCTGTCACTTGATGCTTATCGAATTTATAATGATATTCAGCAACAATACAAAGATGCGTATTTTCAGCTTGTTTTATACCCTATAGATGCCTGCAGCAATCTTTACGAAATGTATTTTGCACAAGCAAGGAACAGAAAACTGGCTTCAGAAAAAAACATTTTAGCCAACACTTTTGCAGATCAGGTGAAAAGCACTTTTGCAAGAGACTCTATTCTTCAAAACAAATACAATAATGAAATTTCAGGTGGAAAATGGACTCACATCATGGATCAGATGAGAATTGGATACAAGTCATGGAATGATACTCCTAAAAATATCCTTCCCGAAGTTACCTATGTGGCTGAAGAAAAAATTTCTAAAAAAACTGTTTTCCAGGAAAAAAACGGCTATGTCTCTATAGAAGCTGAAAATTATTCGGTTTTAAACAATTCTAAAAATATTCACTGGGAAGTCATTCCTGACTTTGGGAAAACAAAATCAGGTATAACTACTTTTCCTCAAAATGCCTATCCAAAAAACGATGAAAATATTTTTCTGGAATATGAGATCAATTTTGAATCTAAAGGAGAAATGAGTGTTCAGCTCTGGTTAGCCCCAACCCTCAATTTTAATAGCAACAAAGGACTCAAATATGAAATTTCTTTTGATAGCAATGAGCCTCAAATTATAAATTTTAATGGACACTACAAAGGTGAGTTAGGAAAATGGCAGGCAGAACATATTATTAAATCCATAACGAAACACAATATTTTGAATTCAGGCAAACACACATTGCGTATCCGCGTATTAGATCCAGGAATTGTACTGCAAAAAATCCTTATCGATTGCGGCGGTTTAAAGCCAGCTTATCTTGGCGCTCCCGAAAGTGATATAGTGTATGAGTAA